In Rothia mucilaginosa, one genomic interval encodes:
- a CDS encoding nicotinamide mononucleotide transporter yields the protein MEAKEFSEKALLFFAKSKYADLFGVALVIAIAIASGYLSTNLAKYVDWGPITSFIPLGVISVINVGISMMSTRLTGRLSNVGNVLGIINTALSGAIDYILGNKAAIITYPVTFIVYTFAIRRWQNSERGKALEPPTGTKGQLIIGGIVAGSFAFSLVTNYIGYGGKTSFLFWITTVVFGLSLSANILNALKLTMQWQFWFLYNTVQCIKALTQGNFANVGKYIFYIINSVAALLLWTRNGTASKGAVAAVA from the coding sequence ATGGAGGCCAAGGAATTCTCTGAGAAGGCCCTCCTCTTTTTCGCCAAGTCCAAGTACGCCGACCTCTTCGGCGTGGCACTGGTCATCGCCATCGCAATCGCCTCAGGATACCTGAGCACCAACCTCGCCAAATACGTTGACTGGGGCCCGATTACGAGCTTCATCCCCCTCGGCGTGATTTCCGTGATTAACGTGGGTATTTCAATGATGTCTACCCGCCTGACCGGCCGCCTCTCCAACGTTGGCAACGTGCTCGGCATTATTAACACGGCGCTGTCCGGAGCGATCGACTACATTCTGGGCAACAAGGCAGCAATCATCACCTACCCGGTGACCTTCATCGTGTACACCTTCGCGATTCGTAGGTGGCAGAACTCCGAACGCGGCAAGGCTCTAGAACCGCCGACCGGCACGAAGGGCCAGCTGATTATTGGCGGTATTGTGGCGGGTTCGTTCGCGTTCTCCCTGGTCACGAACTACATTGGCTACGGCGGCAAGACCTCGTTCCTGTTCTGGATCACGACCGTAGTGTTTGGCCTGTCCCTGTCAGCGAACATTCTGAACGCGCTCAAGCTCACGATGCAGTGGCAATTCTGGTTCCTGTACAACACCGTGCAGTGCATCAAGGCGCTGACCCAGGGCAACTTCGCGAACGTCGGCAAGTACATCTTCTACATCATCAACAGCGTGGCAGCGCTCCTGCTCTGGACCCGAAACGGCACCGCATCCAAGGGAGCTGTAGCGGCGGTGGCGTAG
- a CDS encoding DUF5074 domain-containing protein produces MNLASSKAFKGLAVGSLALAISGVAAIPASFAAESTRAASQSSEARTITDKAMAKITQGLPGQFQVAYSKKTNKIWVAGTADRDEHVSTIARIDANSLKIEAVAELPIIKGDSGYSYEGAYGITVDDEEGTVWVTSTRDNSVAVYDQATMKQLWTNAGLSKDDPNWIEHPREVRVDHESGKAFVTGRFFVSAIDLKTKKVEKIQLEGAPDGGTRYISMNILVDGGKLYVPERTGGKLFVIDTKTFKVEKTISVKGDKDGEVRPSDVAIDHSQNEIYVSSQGVKGENSGVSVYDATTYEFKKFIPFGTQALSLDNDEANDLVYVSDFGTGKVGVIDGGAADKLIAEVTMNGGKANDLVVLPNGSVVAVDKQAGATATVPYVLDGTTGTVSTSNKVTSKPSKDKQGNEVPAKTSDIQANSILKFKVTATAGDNSEVKQVTPETREFQGYPATATKTKATDSTAPSTEAHRTVDANGSVANIIQGLPGQFQVGYSKKNHKLFVPTVGARGGLASSLARVDADTLQTEAFAELPVKKNDKGQYGYTSAYGVTVDDVDGTVWVTNTIDNSVAVYDQQTLKLIWTNEGVKEGDPNWIEHPRSVLVDHESGKAFVTGRFFVSAIDLKTKQVEKIQLEGAPDGGTRYVSMNLFLDGGKLYVPERTGGKLFVVDTKTFKVEKTIQTQGEDSTVEVRPSDVAVDHSLNEIYVSSQGVKGVNSGISVYDLTTGEFKKFVKFGTQALALEHDEDRDLVYVTDFGTGKVAVFDGRADEVIGEVEMNGAAANDVTLLKDGSVLVLDKKDRDEKVTLPYVLNGTTGEITTASEYTTLPTKDRQGNDVPASVQQLKANSILKFKVGVKDTDASAAPVGITPTSLQFAGYPTVTGVKAEESKPADPKPADPKPADPKPEDKKAEDKKAEDAKSEDKKSDAKSENTAEAKDQTSKDQASQSDSKSDAKTGAQDSKSAPDAVKADKSGSAVKNGGSDSSTGGSSVAKSEAGSSQAGSSRSALANTGANAVMPLVAFASVALIAGAALVMRRRKA; encoded by the coding sequence ATGAACCTCGCTTCGAGCAAGGCATTCAAGGGCCTCGCCGTTGGATCGCTGGCACTGGCAATTTCCGGCGTTGCCGCCATCCCCGCATCGTTCGCGGCAGAATCCACCCGGGCAGCAAGCCAGAGCAGCGAAGCTCGCACCATCACCGACAAGGCGATGGCAAAGATCACCCAGGGCCTGCCCGGCCAGTTCCAGGTCGCATACTCCAAGAAGACCAACAAGATTTGGGTTGCGGGCACCGCTGACCGCGACGAGCACGTTTCTACGATTGCTCGCATTGACGCAAACTCCCTGAAGATTGAGGCTGTCGCCGAGCTGCCCATTATCAAGGGGGACTCGGGCTACTCCTACGAGGGTGCGTACGGTATCACCGTCGATGACGAGGAAGGTACCGTGTGGGTGACCAGCACCCGCGATAACTCCGTTGCCGTGTACGATCAGGCGACCATGAAGCAGCTGTGGACCAATGCGGGTCTGAGCAAGGACGACCCGAACTGGATCGAGCACCCCCGCGAGGTGCGTGTTGATCACGAGTCGGGTAAGGCTTTCGTGACCGGTCGCTTCTTTGTCTCGGCTATCGATCTGAAGACCAAGAAGGTCGAGAAGATTCAGCTTGAGGGCGCACCCGATGGCGGTACCCGCTACATCAGCATGAACATTCTGGTGGACGGCGGTAAGCTGTACGTGCCCGAACGCACCGGCGGCAAACTCTTCGTGATCGACACCAAGACCTTCAAGGTCGAGAAGACCATCTCTGTGAAGGGCGATAAGGACGGCGAGGTTCGCCCCTCCGACGTGGCTATTGACCACTCGCAGAACGAAATTTACGTCTCTTCGCAGGGCGTGAAGGGCGAGAACTCCGGTGTATCCGTGTACGATGCGACCACCTACGAGTTCAAGAAGTTCATCCCCTTCGGCACCCAGGCGCTCTCGCTCGATAACGATGAGGCGAACGACCTGGTGTACGTCTCTGACTTCGGCACCGGCAAGGTCGGCGTGATTGACGGCGGTGCAGCAGACAAGCTGATCGCCGAGGTCACCATGAACGGCGGCAAGGCAAACGACCTGGTCGTGCTGCCCAACGGCTCCGTTGTTGCTGTGGACAAGCAGGCTGGCGCAACCGCAACCGTGCCCTACGTCCTCGACGGCACTACCGGCACCGTCAGCACCTCCAACAAGGTGACCAGCAAGCCTTCTAAGGACAAGCAGGGCAACGAGGTTCCCGCCAAGACCTCCGACATTCAGGCGAACTCCATCCTGAAGTTCAAGGTCACCGCAACCGCAGGCGATAACTCCGAGGTCAAGCAGGTCACCCCCGAAACCCGCGAGTTCCAGGGCTACCCGGCAACCGCCACCAAGACCAAGGCAACCGACTCTACCGCCCCCTCCACCGAGGCACACCGCACCGTGGACGCAAACGGTAGCGTTGCAAACATCATTCAGGGTCTGCCCGGCCAGTTCCAGGTCGGCTACTCCAAGAAGAACCACAAGCTGTTCGTCCCCACCGTGGGTGCACGCGGCGGCCTCGCTTCCTCCCTGGCACGCGTGGATGCAGACACCCTGCAGACCGAGGCATTCGCCGAGCTGCCCGTGAAGAAGAACGACAAGGGCCAGTACGGTTACACCTCCGCATACGGCGTGACTGTTGATGACGTGGACGGCACCGTCTGGGTCACCAACACTATCGACAACTCCGTGGCAGTGTACGACCAGCAGACCCTCAAGCTCATCTGGACTAACGAGGGCGTGAAGGAAGGCGACCCGAATTGGATCGAGCACCCCCGCTCCGTTCTGGTTGACCACGAGTCCGGTAAGGCGTTCGTCACCGGCCGCTTCTTCGTCTCCGCAATCGACCTGAAGACCAAGCAGGTTGAGAAGATTCAGCTCGAAGGCGCACCCGACGGCGGTACTCGCTACGTGAGCATGAACCTGTTCCTGGACGGCGGTAAGCTGTACGTTCCCGAGCGTACCGGTGGCAAGCTCTTCGTCGTGGACACCAAGACCTTCAAGGTTGAGAAGACCATCCAGACTCAGGGTGAGGACTCCACCGTTGAGGTTCGCCCCTCCGACGTGGCGGTGGATCACTCGCTGAATGAGATTTATGTTTCTTCTCAGGGTGTGAAGGGCGTCAACTCCGGTATCTCTGTGTACGACCTGACCACCGGCGAGTTCAAGAAGTTCGTCAAGTTCGGCACCCAGGCGCTCGCACTGGAGCACGATGAGGATCGCGACCTGGTGTACGTGACCGACTTCGGCACCGGCAAGGTGGCTGTCTTCGACGGCCGCGCTGACGAGGTCATCGGCGAGGTCGAGATGAACGGCGCAGCCGCGAACGACGTGACCCTGCTCAAGGACGGCTCCGTGCTGGTCCTCGACAAGAAGGACCGCGATGAGAAGGTGACCCTGCCCTACGTGCTCAACGGCACCACCGGCGAGATCACCACCGCCAGCGAGTACACCACCCTGCCCACCAAGGACCGCCAGGGTAACGACGTTCCCGCATCGGTTCAGCAGCTGAAGGCTAACTCGATTCTGAAGTTCAAGGTTGGTGTGAAGGACACCGACGCGAGCGCAGCTCCGGTGGGTATCACCCCGACTTCGCTTCAGTTTGCGGGTTACCCGACGGTGACCGGTGTGAAGGCTGAGGAGTCGAAGCCGGCTGACCCGAAGCCGGCTGATCCGAAGCCGGCTGATCCGAAGCCTGAGGACAAGAAGGCTGAGGACAAGAAGGCTGAGGACGCTAAGTCTGAGGACAAGAAGTCTGATGCTAAGTCCGAGAACACCGCAGAGGCTAAGGATCAGACCTCTAAGGATCAGGCATCTCAGTCTGATTCCAAGTCTGATGCTAAGACTGGTGCACAGGATTCCAAGTCTGCTCCGGATGCTGTGAAGGCTGATAAGTCCGGTTCGGCTGTGAAGAATGGCGGTTCCGATTCTTCTACCGGTGGTTCCTCGGTTGCTAAGAGCGAGGCTGGTTCTTCGCAGGCTGGCTCTTCGCGTAGCGCTTTGGCGAACACCGGTGCTAACGCTGTGATGCCGCTGGTTGCTTTCGCTTCTGTGGCGCTGATTGCGGGTGCTGCTCTGGTGATGCGCCGCCGCAAGGCATAA
- a CDS encoding aldehyde dehydrogenase translates to MAMLTIAGDYTSALTHFALYGLSLMVEQKHPGAVTVGWSQEGQPRAQMHAEGVSEEEIAECVHSYVSSLAAEDSWVNVDQSYGAGKEAAVFSPFSPRFRGIDAEKYPDDWASHQKTRQAHLDALMERDDLLSLLWISGLGEPSYWRFEAKAPRPDHGASRWEMKTRNKGQEFVKDRLRLMCADLATWEPSAMLSGITGQTLYDSLDKKPDSRTGTGFTVPQPTDTALAFCALVGIANFPVIHQVHRIGVTPGAYPYNALHPRLMVLPVSSGKVTPARLRTVLRSHPYRRVVDEVGKAMERGSLSSDIFVSELVDEKAILREKGVQAFVAFPIVKVGSDSAPERQVLKGSAIPMG, encoded by the coding sequence ATGGCAATGTTGACTATTGCCGGTGACTACACCTCGGCATTGACCCATTTTGCCCTCTACGGGCTGTCCCTGATGGTGGAGCAGAAGCACCCTGGAGCCGTTACTGTCGGTTGGTCTCAGGAAGGTCAGCCGCGCGCTCAGATGCATGCTGAAGGCGTGTCAGAAGAAGAAATTGCCGAGTGCGTGCACTCCTACGTTTCTTCCCTGGCTGCTGAAGATAGCTGGGTGAACGTTGACCAGTCCTACGGTGCGGGTAAGGAAGCCGCTGTTTTCTCCCCGTTCTCACCGCGTTTTCGAGGAATCGACGCGGAGAAGTACCCGGACGACTGGGCTTCTCACCAGAAGACCCGACAGGCTCATCTGGACGCTCTGATGGAACGTGACGACCTGCTGTCTCTGCTCTGGATCTCCGGCCTGGGCGAACCTTCCTACTGGCGTTTTGAAGCCAAGGCACCTCGCCCGGATCACGGCGCGTCTCGCTGGGAGATGAAGACCCGCAACAAAGGACAGGAGTTCGTCAAGGACCGCCTGCGCCTGATGTGCGCGGACCTGGCCACCTGGGAACCTTCCGCGATGCTCAGCGGTATTACTGGACAGACCCTGTACGACTCGCTGGACAAGAAACCGGATTCCCGAACCGGAACCGGCTTCACCGTCCCGCAGCCGACGGACACCGCGCTCGCCTTCTGTGCGCTGGTGGGTATTGCGAACTTCCCGGTGATTCATCAGGTCCACCGAATCGGCGTGACCCCCGGTGCGTACCCGTACAACGCTTTGCACCCGCGGCTCATGGTTCTTCCGGTATCCTCCGGAAAGGTTACGCCCGCCCGGTTGCGAACCGTCCTGCGCAGCCACCCTTACCGCCGGGTGGTTGACGAGGTTGGTAAGGCGATGGAACGCGGTTCTTTGAGCTCTGACATTTTCGTGTCTGAGTTGGTGGATGAGAAGGCGATTCTTCGTGAGAAGGGTGTTCAGGCGTTTGTTGCTTTCCCCATTGTGAAGGTGGGTAGTGATTCGGCTCCTGAGCGTCAGGTTCTGAAGGGTAGCGCGATTCCGATGGGCTAA
- the cas3u gene encoding type I-U CRISPR-associated helicase/endonuclease Cas3 gives MTSPATALPSITRDEFGDFFAALNGGYDPFSWQEEVLDHICEHGVWPERINAPTGSGKSSVVDIHLFANALAAVGAAPRVPRRLCVTVGRRALVDSQATRADKILGRMGKALTDGSGEPDILRRVAEALHSFQTRNDEKGSKPFETGHIRGELSNRNLPVTDISACAIIAATPDMYGSRALFRGYGSTKAARPRETALLTMDTVMVLDEAHMNRQLLHTTQRIAELQKYEADLGVPTLQVVETTATPSTEDSESTTLGVDIEALDTPNDKELHRRVYSHKELVLHPIDKWDGKPGNSPTVNAAVDAIMERLAHREAGESSKKAYTVGCIVNHVRTAISIKEALAKNKALGKDEVQLLVGRMRPYDLKNLQAEHSGLFITEGDESVKVVVATQTLEVGIDVDFADLVTELAPASSLAQRFGRVNRLGHRTDSKVVVIEPASSDLVKKDAPPYKAVDLSNAYAWLEALNGAENPSVNPAAMVKNPPVQSSPERLLYQRPEWPDLLEFSRTDENPYDEPDLDLWLHDSLDAETAMGGVIVRDNLPSNTSAAMEILKTSYFAPSDRETFPANLKILQEILDYQDEHGVKPRKFLYRQGEISLWQDADHGAESSQSLAPGDVLLLDMGSVPFTNQGIAVTQRELPSKKDELKAVPFLDDAELYVAELYVYEKCADREKHFREYLGLSPEEAAELLDSQSTDGKKMIASELSTEAEGGQEVIAWYAEVTGKESVEGSDIAQELVLAAPVLLDDHQNDVAERTRQLAENLGLAPEFSEALELAAKYHDEGKRDLRFQQMLGADPDAEALAKSGHRSVAEAYRARSRSALPRGWRHEQLSALMVAASPEKVGEHRDLVLRIIGCSHGHGRFSFAHDAGFLLKEGYLPEGTDYEALKEQATRLFNVGYWDNLMEQTSRTYGPYATAYLEAVERAADAQISREGH, from the coding sequence ATGACTAGCCCCGCTACCGCGCTACCCTCCATCACTCGTGATGAGTTCGGTGACTTCTTTGCCGCACTCAACGGAGGGTACGACCCCTTCAGCTGGCAGGAAGAGGTACTCGACCACATTTGCGAGCACGGCGTATGGCCGGAACGCATTAACGCACCGACCGGCTCCGGTAAGTCCTCCGTGGTTGATATCCACCTCTTCGCGAATGCGCTTGCAGCGGTTGGCGCCGCGCCGCGCGTTCCCCGTCGCCTCTGCGTGACCGTGGGACGCCGCGCGCTGGTCGACAGTCAGGCAACCCGTGCCGACAAGATTCTCGGCCGCATGGGGAAGGCACTCACTGACGGATCCGGTGAGCCCGATATTCTGCGTAGGGTTGCTGAAGCTCTTCATAGCTTCCAGACCCGCAACGACGAGAAGGGGAGCAAACCCTTCGAGACTGGCCACATCCGTGGCGAACTCTCGAACCGCAACCTGCCGGTCACCGACATTTCGGCCTGCGCAATCATTGCCGCAACTCCCGACATGTACGGTTCGCGAGCGCTCTTCCGCGGCTACGGCAGCACCAAGGCCGCCCGCCCGCGTGAGACCGCTCTGCTGACCATGGACACCGTCATGGTGCTCGACGAGGCTCATATGAACCGTCAGCTGCTGCACACCACTCAGCGCATTGCCGAGTTGCAGAAGTATGAGGCTGACCTGGGCGTTCCCACCCTGCAGGTGGTTGAGACGACTGCTACCCCCTCCACTGAGGACAGCGAATCGACCACCCTGGGCGTTGACATTGAGGCTCTCGATACGCCGAATGATAAAGAGCTGCACCGCCGTGTCTACTCGCATAAGGAACTGGTGCTCCACCCCATTGATAAGTGGGACGGCAAGCCCGGTAACTCTCCGACCGTGAATGCCGCTGTGGACGCCATTATGGAGCGCCTTGCTCACCGTGAGGCGGGTGAAAGCTCCAAGAAAGCATACACTGTCGGCTGTATCGTCAATCATGTGCGGACGGCTATCTCTATCAAGGAAGCACTTGCTAAGAATAAGGCGCTTGGAAAGGATGAGGTTCAGCTTCTCGTAGGACGCATGCGCCCGTACGACCTGAAGAATCTGCAGGCGGAACACTCCGGTCTCTTCATTACCGAAGGCGATGAGTCCGTGAAGGTTGTTGTGGCCACCCAGACTCTCGAAGTCGGTATTGACGTTGACTTTGCTGACCTGGTGACTGAGCTGGCTCCTGCTTCCTCCTTGGCGCAGCGCTTCGGCCGTGTTAACCGTCTGGGCCACCGTACGGATTCCAAGGTCGTCGTTATTGAGCCTGCGAGCAGTGACTTGGTGAAGAAGGATGCGCCTCCCTACAAGGCGGTCGACCTGAGCAATGCGTATGCATGGCTCGAAGCGCTCAACGGTGCTGAGAACCCGTCGGTGAACCCCGCCGCAATGGTGAAGAACCCGCCGGTGCAGTCCTCCCCGGAGCGTCTGCTTTACCAGCGCCCGGAATGGCCTGACCTGCTGGAATTCTCGCGTACCGACGAGAATCCCTACGATGAGCCGGACCTTGACCTGTGGCTGCACGACTCCCTGGATGCAGAAACCGCAATGGGTGGTGTTATCGTGCGCGATAACCTGCCGAGCAACACTTCTGCCGCCATGGAGATTCTCAAGACTAGCTACTTCGCACCGAGCGACCGGGAAACCTTCCCCGCGAATCTGAAGATTCTCCAGGAGATTCTGGACTACCAGGATGAGCACGGCGTGAAGCCGCGTAAGTTCCTTTACCGTCAGGGCGAAATCTCCCTGTGGCAGGATGCTGACCATGGAGCAGAGAGCAGTCAGTCGTTGGCTCCTGGTGACGTTCTGCTTCTTGACATGGGTAGTGTTCCGTTCACGAACCAGGGCATTGCCGTGACTCAGCGTGAGTTGCCTTCTAAGAAGGACGAGCTGAAGGCTGTGCCCTTCCTCGATGATGCCGAGCTCTACGTGGCCGAGCTCTACGTGTATGAGAAGTGCGCGGACCGTGAGAAACACTTCAGGGAATACCTGGGTCTCTCTCCCGAAGAGGCGGCGGAACTGCTCGACAGCCAGAGCACTGATGGCAAGAAGATGATTGCTTCTGAGCTTTCTACCGAGGCTGAGGGCGGTCAGGAAGTTATCGCCTGGTACGCCGAAGTGACCGGCAAAGAGTCTGTTGAAGGTTCCGATATCGCTCAGGAACTGGTGCTGGCTGCTCCCGTTCTTCTGGACGACCACCAGAACGATGTTGCTGAGCGTACCCGCCAGCTTGCCGAGAACCTCGGCCTGGCACCGGAATTCTCTGAGGCACTGGAACTGGCTGCAAAGTACCACGACGAGGGCAAACGCGACCTGCGCTTCCAGCAAATGCTAGGTGCAGACCCGGATGCCGAGGCGCTTGCAAAGAGTGGCCACCGTTCCGTGGCAGAGGCGTACCGCGCCCGTAGCCGTAGCGCCCTGCCGAGGGGCTGGCGTCACGAGCAGCTGTCTGCACTCATGGTTGCGGCCTCGCCCGAAAAGGTGGGGGAGCACCGCGACCTGGTATTGCGCATCATTGGGTGCAGCCACGGTCACGGCCGGTTCTCCTTCGCCCACGACGCAGGCTTCCTGCTCAAGGAAGGCTACCTGCCCGAGGGAACGGACTACGAGGCACTCAAGGAACAGGCAACCCGACTCTTCAACGTCGGTTACTGGGATAACCTCATGGAGCAGACGAGCCGCACCTATGGCCCGTACGCTACCGCCTACCTTGAAGCTGTAGAACGCGCAGCAGACGCCCAGATTTCACGGGAGGGACACTAA
- a CDS encoding S-layer homology domain-containing protein has translation MPLLTHRLSRRFFVKGASAAAAAGALTLQAQAAQADEAPANLAPATEETKGPRLVIQRATITETGMTVNYTAHGLREFLTEGTTLTVRHGYVRNDSFETLRSWPLTPEFDGDADSFSGSDQFPIELMQGEGVDHALQLDICSDPWGQEITHQIAARIPLAETKILKTSFEDVPDNHPFAEDIRMANQKKWLMPNPQTGAFEPDRPVTREELIALLNHAAGHAGVSENSDVAPFADAAGRPTANALHWARDRKITEPLTGGDKIDPTAPVSHEELAAVLFQYNAEVQLTEMKEGTGSRFRDVLGAGTLHRYVAWAGANDIVLDASGVFNPTAPTTRAELARFIRRYKLQNLLFTDFSYVS, from the coding sequence ATGCCCTTGCTTACCCATCGACTCTCACGACGATTCTTCGTAAAGGGTGCTTCTGCCGCCGCCGCTGCAGGCGCACTGACCCTGCAGGCACAGGCCGCTCAGGCAGACGAAGCCCCCGCAAACCTTGCCCCGGCAACCGAGGAAACTAAAGGCCCGCGCCTCGTTATTCAGCGCGCCACCATCACTGAAACCGGTATGACCGTCAACTACACTGCACACGGTCTGCGCGAATTCCTCACCGAAGGCACCACCCTGACCGTACGCCACGGCTACGTTCGTAACGACTCTTTCGAAACTCTGCGCTCCTGGCCGCTCACCCCCGAATTTGACGGTGACGCTGACAGCTTCAGCGGTAGCGACCAGTTCCCCATCGAGCTGATGCAGGGTGAGGGTGTTGATCACGCCCTGCAGCTGGATATTTGCTCCGACCCGTGGGGTCAGGAGATCACCCACCAGATTGCTGCGCGCATCCCCCTGGCTGAGACCAAGATCCTGAAGACTTCTTTCGAGGATGTTCCGGATAACCACCCGTTCGCTGAGGATATCCGCATGGCGAACCAGAAGAAGTGGCTGATGCCGAACCCGCAGACTGGCGCGTTTGAGCCGGACCGCCCTGTGACCCGCGAGGAGCTTATTGCTCTGCTGAACCACGCTGCAGGTCACGCTGGCGTGAGCGAAAACTCGGATGTTGCACCCTTCGCGGATGCGGCAGGCCGCCCGACCGCGAACGCGCTGCACTGGGCTCGTGACCGCAAGATCACCGAGCCGCTCACCGGTGGCGACAAGATTGACCCGACCGCACCGGTTTCTCACGAGGAGCTGGCGGCTGTGCTGTTCCAGTACAACGCGGAGGTTCAGCTGACCGAAATGAAGGAGGGCACTGGTTCTCGTTTCCGCGACGTGCTCGGTGCGGGTACTCTGCACCGTTACGTTGCGTGGGCTGGCGCGAACGACATCGTGCTGGATGCTTCGGGTGTGTTTAACCCGACCGCGCCGACTACTCGCGCGGAGCTGGCTCGTTTCATTCGCCGCTACAAGCTGCAGAACCTGCTGTTCACTGACTTCTCGTATGTCTCCTAA